The proteins below are encoded in one region of bacterium:
- a CDS encoding crotonase/enoyl-CoA hydratase family protein, producing the protein MGYRCFDVSIEDGVAHIILSRPEKRNSMIPEFWDELPAIIRDIDDNARARAIVISSTGPHFSSGLDVSAFSGGGSSEKSSPEEQTRARRQRPARFYQTVQRMQDSFSCLENCRIPVLVAIQGGAIGGGVDLATACDMRYATEDAFLTIFEINIGMTADVGTFPRLVKLIPEGIVREMAYTGRRMPASEAQAVGLVNRVFPDSQTMLEEVMKIAQEIASKAPLAIYGCKRMINYARDHSTADGLDYIGIWNASMLMPDEMGEAMAANAQKRSGEFADLPKRQHHSGGDDIL; encoded by the coding sequence ATGGGATACCGCTGTTTCGACGTTTCGATCGAGGATGGAGTCGCGCACATCATTTTGAGCCGACCGGAAAAACGCAACAGCATGATCCCCGAGTTCTGGGATGAGCTTCCGGCGATCATCCGCGACATCGATGACAACGCGCGTGCTCGCGCGATCGTGATCTCGTCGACCGGACCGCACTTCTCCTCGGGTCTGGACGTTTCGGCCTTTTCCGGTGGAGGGAGTTCGGAGAAGTCGAGTCCCGAAGAGCAGACGCGCGCGCGACGCCAGCGCCCGGCTCGCTTCTACCAGACCGTACAGCGCATGCAGGACAGTTTTTCCTGCCTGGAGAATTGCCGGATTCCCGTGTTAGTCGCAATCCAGGGTGGCGCCATCGGCGGCGGTGTGGATCTCGCGACCGCATGCGATATGCGCTACGCGACAGAAGACGCATTCCTGACGATTTTCGAGATCAACATCGGCATGACCGCGGACGTCGGCACTTTCCCACGTCTGGTCAAGCTGATCCCCGAAGGCATCGTGCGCGAAATGGCGTACACCGGTCGGCGCATGCCTGCGAGCGAAGCTCAGGCCGTCGGACTCGTGAATCGAGTCTTCCCAGACTCGCAGACCATGCTCGAAGAGGTCATGAAGATCGCCCAGGAAATTGCGAGCAAAGCCCCGTTAGCCATCTATGGCTGCAAGCGCATGATCAACTACGCCCGAGACCATTCGACCGCCGACGGCCTGGACTACATCGGAATCTGGAACGCGAGCATGCTGATGCCCGACGAGATGGGCGAGGCGATGGCGGCGAACGCTCAAAAGCGCAGCGGCGAATTCGCCGATCTGCCCAAGCGCCAGCATCACTCCGGCGGGGACGACATCCTGTAG
- a CDS encoding TetR/AcrR family transcriptional regulator: protein MKKERQTRPPVGEEEESADGRLQRSARSRAKIIDALLDLIREGELQPTGEQVATRADVGLRTIFRHFEDMESLYSETHARVTELVKPEAFGWKTTGGRDERLRELVKRRGVLFEKIAPFKRSEQASRWRSALLQEHHEKMLTLLRKQLRSAIPEISDLPAAHQQALELLTSFETWDKLREDQGLGKERAQEVVMTASLALLETG, encoded by the coding sequence ATGAAGAAGGAACGGCAAACTCGCCCCCCGGTCGGAGAAGAAGAAGAGAGCGCGGACGGCCGTCTGCAGCGCAGCGCCCGGAGCCGGGCCAAGATCATAGACGCTTTGCTGGACCTGATTCGAGAGGGCGAGTTACAACCCACCGGCGAGCAGGTCGCCACGCGCGCCGACGTGGGACTGCGTACCATTTTTCGTCATTTCGAAGACATGGAAAGCCTGTACTCGGAAACCCATGCGCGGGTAACGGAGCTGGTTAAGCCAGAGGCGTTCGGATGGAAAACTACGGGCGGTCGCGATGAGCGCCTGCGAGAACTGGTCAAGCGGCGCGGCGTCTTGTTCGAGAAGATCGCTCCTTTCAAGCGGTCGGAACAGGCTTCGCGCTGGCGTTCTGCTCTCCTGCAGGAGCATCACGAGAAGATGCTCACGTTGCTCCGGAAACAGCTCCGCTCGGCGATTCCCGAGATTTCCGACCTGCCCGCAGCGCATCAGCAGGCGCTCGAACTACTGACCTCGTTCGAAACCTGGGACAAGCTGCGCGAGGACCAGGGACTCGGCAAGGAACGCGCCCAGGAAGTCGTGATGACGGCATCTCTGGCGCTGCTCGAAACGGGCTGA
- a CDS encoding amidohydrolase family protein, with product MKRWSGILGIGFVLIVLAGFAFLPGLVENAANKRTPHAAWSISDPARKLHEGLAVADLHTDTLGWKRDLLKRATRGHSDIPRILEGNVALQVFGVFTKSPRGQNYEENSADSDNVTALVIAQRWPIRTYTSLLERALYQAEKLRDVERRAPESLRVVRTAADLDAVLKSRADGRPILAGLLASEGGHPLEGDLNNLQKLYDAGFRMLGLHHFFDNALGGSLHGKSDSGLTEFGRSVVRELEARKIIIDVAHSSPASVDDVLEMATRPIVVSHTGMRGACDSPRNLDDARLKRIADRGGLIGIGFWEGAVCDHSPKGVVRSIRHAVNVLGVDHVALGSDYDGATTVLFDISEIAVLTHEMLESGFSSAEIRKIMGGNTLRFLGENLPQ from the coding sequence ATGAAGCGCTGGTCAGGGATTCTGGGCATCGGATTCGTGTTGATCGTCCTGGCTGGCTTTGCCTTCCTGCCGGGCCTCGTGGAGAACGCTGCGAACAAGCGGACTCCCCACGCGGCCTGGTCGATTTCCGATCCCGCCCGCAAGCTTCACGAAGGGTTGGCGGTCGCGGATCTGCACACCGATACGCTCGGTTGGAAGCGCGATCTCTTGAAACGGGCAACGCGAGGACATTCCGATATCCCACGCATACTCGAGGGCAATGTCGCGCTTCAGGTATTCGGAGTATTCACGAAGTCGCCGCGCGGCCAGAACTACGAAGAGAACTCCGCCGACAGTGACAACGTTACCGCGCTGGTCATCGCCCAACGTTGGCCGATCCGGACCTACACGAGTCTGCTCGAACGGGCGCTGTATCAGGCCGAGAAACTGCGCGATGTCGAGCGTCGCGCTCCTGAGTCCCTGCGTGTCGTGCGCACCGCCGCCGATCTGGATGCAGTCCTGAAGTCGCGAGCCGACGGCCGGCCGATTCTCGCCGGCCTGCTCGCCAGCGAAGGCGGGCACCCGCTCGAAGGCGACCTGAACAACCTCCAGAAGCTGTACGACGCTGGCTTTCGCATGTTGGGCTTGCACCACTTCTTCGACAATGCGCTCGGAGGTTCGCTGCACGGCAAGAGCGACTCCGGTCTGACCGAGTTCGGCCGTAGCGTGGTTCGCGAACTGGAGGCCAGGAAGATCATCATCGATGTGGCGCACTCTTCGCCAGCTTCGGTCGACGACGTCCTCGAGATGGCGACCCGACCGATCGTCGTCTCACATACCGGGATGCGGGGCGCCTGTGATTCTCCACGAAACCTCGACGATGCCCGGCTGAAGCGCATCGCCGATCGGGGCGGCTTGATCGGGATCGGTTTCTGGGAAGGTGCGGTCTGCGATCATTCCCCAAAGGGCGTGGTCCGTTCGATTCGCCACGCGGTCAACGTTCTGGGCGTCGATCATGTGGCGTTGGGATCGGACTACGACGGGGCGACGACCGTGCTCTTCGACATCTCGGAGATCGCGGTGCTGACTCATGAGATGCTCGAGAGCGGTTTCTCGAGCGCCGAGATTCGCAAGATCATGGGCGGAAATACTCTGCGCTTTCTAGGCGAGAATCTGCCGCAGTAG
- a CDS encoding MBL fold metallo-hydrolase, producing MPSLHKLSDQLWSGELSTRQPEHHPMATYNTTEEVADGVAFYKDFVNVTGVRTDVGLLLIDTGSFHPVQNQRSHSGIRAHISEPLHTAVYTHGHVDHAYGLPPFLAEDPDRVRPQIIGHENVAPRMDRYEETAGYNTVINTRQFGVPIQWPCDGMRPNVSFRESLDLSLGNTEVRLFHTRGETDDHTWAWLPQQRVLCTGDLFIWAAPNAGNPQKVQRYAKDWALGLRKMAAFEPEILLPGHGLPIFGATRVREALTNTAAYLESLYGQTLELLNQGARIYDIIETVKPPAELAELPYLLPVYDEPEFIVRNICRHLGGWYSGVPSDLLPAPRAAQAREIAELAGGLDKLLARAQACLKSGDLPLASHLIDWAADADPESTEVHRLRAEIYTQQSLGADSTMARGVYTGAARESQKLSGEA from the coding sequence ATGCCCTCTCTGCACAAGCTTTCCGATCAGCTCTGGAGTGGTGAGCTCTCGACTCGTCAGCCAGAGCACCATCCCATGGCCACCTACAATACGACCGAAGAAGTCGCCGACGGCGTCGCCTTCTACAAGGACTTCGTCAACGTGACGGGCGTCCGCACCGACGTGGGACTGCTGTTGATCGACACCGGCAGTTTTCACCCGGTCCAGAATCAGCGCAGTCACTCGGGCATCCGCGCGCACATCTCGGAACCCCTGCACACGGCGGTCTATACGCACGGCCACGTCGATCACGCGTACGGACTTCCGCCGTTTCTCGCCGAAGATCCGGACCGGGTACGTCCGCAGATCATCGGCCACGAGAACGTTGCCCCGCGCATGGATCGCTACGAAGAGACCGCTGGTTACAACACCGTGATCAATACGCGTCAGTTCGGTGTTCCGATCCAGTGGCCGTGCGACGGAATGCGTCCGAACGTGAGTTTCCGCGAGAGCCTGGACCTGAGCCTGGGCAACACGGAAGTGCGATTGTTTCACACGCGTGGCGAGACCGACGATCACACCTGGGCCTGGCTGCCGCAGCAGCGCGTGCTCTGCACGGGAGATCTCTTCATCTGGGCGGCGCCCAACGCGGGCAATCCGCAGAAGGTGCAGCGCTACGCAAAGGACTGGGCACTGGGTCTGCGCAAGATGGCGGCCTTCGAACCCGAAATACTGCTGCCCGGACACGGCCTGCCGATCTTCGGCGCAACTCGCGTCCGCGAAGCCCTGACGAACACCGCCGCCTATCTCGAATCGCTGTACGGACAGACGCTCGAACTGCTCAACCAGGGGGCGCGCATCTACGACATCATCGAAACGGTGAAGCCACCGGCGGAGCTAGCGGAGCTTCCTTACCTGCTTCCGGTGTACGACGAGCCGGAGTTCATCGTGCGCAATATCTGCCGTCACCTGGGAGGCTGGTATTCCGGTGTTCCCAGTGATCTTCTTCCGGCACCGCGTGCAGCTCAGGCGCGCGAGATCGCCGAGCTCGCAGGCGGGCTCGACAAACTGCTCGCGCGCGCTCAGGCCTGTCTGAAGTCGGGCGATCTACCCCTGGCGTCTCACCTGATCGACTGGGCCGCCGATGCGGATCCGGAAAGCACCGAGGTGCACCGCCTGCGCGCGGAGATCTACACCCAACAGAGTCTCGGTGCCGATTCGACGATGGCCCGCGGCGTCTACACGGGAGCGGCGCGCGAGAGCCAGAAGCTGAGCGGCGAGGCTTGA
- a CDS encoding SDR family oxidoreductase, which translates to MTKLSQLSRSIAGKVALVTGAASGMGRATCHLFADEGARVVVTDVNTDGADAVAAEITGAGGEALSYGLDVSNLDNVREVVTAAVDRFGGMDILINNAGISRFSPILGDDYDKAWAETLAVNLTGEMQMIRACLPHLQRGGAGRIVNIASTEGLGATALGSPYTASKHGVVGLTRSLAVELGDQGVTVNCICPGPINTGMTQVIPDDAKRKFARRRVPLRRYGDPEEVAHATLSLVLPASSFINGAILPVDGGLVVQNT; encoded by the coding sequence GTGACGAAACTCTCCCAGCTCAGTCGATCGATCGCGGGTAAAGTCGCGCTGGTCACGGGGGCCGCGAGCGGCATGGGTCGGGCGACCTGCCATCTCTTCGCCGACGAAGGGGCGCGGGTCGTGGTCACCGACGTGAACACAGACGGTGCAGACGCGGTCGCTGCGGAAATCACCGGGGCCGGGGGAGAAGCGCTGAGTTATGGGCTTGATGTCTCCAACCTCGACAATGTGCGCGAAGTCGTGACCGCCGCCGTCGATCGCTTTGGCGGAATGGACATCCTGATCAACAACGCCGGAATCAGCCGGTTTTCTCCAATCCTGGGAGATGACTACGACAAGGCCTGGGCCGAAACGCTCGCGGTCAATCTGACCGGCGAAATGCAGATGATCCGCGCTTGTCTGCCCCACCTGCAACGCGGGGGAGCGGGACGCATCGTGAACATCGCGTCGACCGAAGGTCTGGGCGCGACCGCGTTGGGCAGTCCGTACACGGCTTCCAAACACGGGGTGGTCGGACTGACTCGAAGCCTGGCCGTGGAACTCGGAGACCAGGGCGTGACCGTGAACTGCATCTGCCCGGGACCGATCAATACGGGCATGACCCAGGTGATTCCCGACGACGCCAAGCGAAAGTTCGCCCGGCGTCGCGTGCCCCTACGCCGTTATGGCGATCCCGAAGAAGTGGCGCACGCGACCCTGAGCCTGGTGTTGCCGGCGTCCTCGTTCATCAACGGAGCGATTCTTCCGGTCGACGGTGGGTTGGTGGTGCAGAACACCTAG
- a CDS encoding AMP-binding protein has translation MNWLEFENSSERLLGRCLRRQAEAIPDLDFLIADTEHYSYGRANTLANSCAAGFAKLGVSRGDSVAFLLNSCPEYVFATLGLNKLGAVWIPTSTDYKGTWLLESLQDSRSRVLVADGALLSRLAALGEDLPFEHVVVLGEPEAKLTCATSDFGELLTCGDSEPDDSELYYGDTAAVLWTSGTTGRSKGVMQSHNVWINAAISGALTADARAGDVIYNVLPLYNSGAWVANIYRALVTGLPCATDPGFSASDFWERTRFYGATTVFTLGAMHIFLWQAPERPDDADNPVRVASMIPMPGDLEEPFKKRFGIESISQGYGQSEVMGLMSRTPDRKWKPNCLGAPLPGIEVKLLDDEDREVATGEVGEVCIRPVEPFSIFNGYYNNPEATLAAFRNLWYHSGDLARQDEDDDYFFVDRKADFIRFKGRNISSFAVEAMVGAHEAVAEVAAHGVTSAELEAEAELKIAVVLREGASLTAEELARFVNENAPYFFVPRYIEFVDKLPYTPSGRIQKYKLRERGVTPQTWDATAAGFKVVR, from the coding sequence ATGAACTGGTTGGAATTCGAAAACTCGTCGGAGCGACTCCTGGGAAGATGCCTGCGCCGCCAGGCCGAGGCGATTCCCGATCTGGATTTCCTGATTGCCGACACCGAGCACTACAGTTATGGGCGCGCAAACACTCTGGCCAACTCCTGCGCTGCGGGCTTTGCAAAGCTGGGAGTGTCTCGCGGAGACTCGGTCGCGTTCCTGCTCAATTCCTGCCCCGAGTACGTGTTCGCGACGCTTGGCCTGAACAAGCTGGGCGCCGTCTGGATCCCGACGAGCACCGACTACAAGGGGACCTGGCTACTGGAGAGCCTGCAGGACAGTCGCTCCCGCGTACTGGTCGCCGACGGAGCGCTGCTCTCCCGCCTGGCCGCGCTGGGAGAAGACCTGCCCTTCGAGCACGTGGTCGTACTGGGCGAACCCGAGGCCAAACTCACGTGTGCCACGTCGGATTTCGGAGAACTCCTCACATGTGGCGACAGCGAGCCCGACGACTCGGAGCTGTACTACGGCGACACCGCCGCGGTCCTCTGGACATCGGGCACCACGGGCCGCTCCAAGGGTGTGATGCAGAGTCACAACGTGTGGATCAACGCGGCCATCAGCGGTGCCCTCACCGCAGACGCTCGCGCCGGAGACGTGATCTACAACGTGCTACCGCTGTACAACTCGGGCGCCTGGGTCGCGAACATCTATCGCGCTCTGGTAACCGGACTTCCCTGCGCCACCGACCCGGGTTTCTCTGCATCCGACTTCTGGGAACGAACCCGTTTCTACGGCGCCACGACGGTGTTCACCCTGGGAGCCATGCACATCTTCCTGTGGCAGGCTCCCGAACGACCCGACGATGCCGACAACCCGGTGCGGGTCGCCTCGATGATCCCCATGCCCGGGGATCTCGAAGAGCCTTTCAAGAAGCGCTTCGGCATCGAGAGCATCTCTCAGGGTTACGGGCAGAGCGAAGTCATGGGTTTGATGTCACGGACGCCCGACCGCAAGTGGAAGCCGAACTGCCTGGGTGCGCCGCTCCCCGGGATCGAGGTCAAACTACTCGACGACGAAGACCGCGAAGTCGCGACCGGAGAAGTCGGGGAAGTGTGCATCCGACCCGTGGAACCCTTCTCGATCTTCAACGGCTACTACAACAATCCCGAAGCCACGCTCGCGGCCTTCCGCAACCTCTGGTACCACAGCGGAGATCTCGCGCGACAGGACGAAGACGACGACTACTTCTTCGTGGACCGCAAGGCGGACTTCATCCGCTTCAAGGGACGCAATATCTCCTCATTTGCCGTCGAGGCCATGGTGGGCGCACATGAGGCCGTCGCCGAAGTCGCAGCCCACGGCGTAACCTCGGCCGAACTCGAAGCCGAAGCCGAACTCAAGATCGCAGTCGTGCTGCGCGAAGGTGCCAGCCTGACGGCAGAAGAACTCGCGCGCTTCGTCAACGAGAACGCGCCCTACTTCTTCGTTCCGCGCTACATCGAGTTCGTCGACAAACTGCCGTACACGCCAAGTGGCCGAATCCAGAAGTACAAGCTACGCGAACGAGGTGTGACCCCGCAGACCTGGGACGCAACGGCTGCCGGCTTCAAGGTCGTGAGGTAG
- a CDS encoding SDR family oxidoreductase: protein MGRLEGKTALISGAASGIGLACAQRFAAEGASIVGLDLQKPIDGAAWKQVESAAPKVLFREGIDVRDEPAVARACKDAIEHCGRIDILVNAAGVGGGAPCHALETSEWDRVVDINLKGSFLVSKHVIPQMLEQKSGSIVHLASVEGIEGLSGSLPYNASKGGVVLMTKTMAIDYGTQGIRVNCLCPGLIETPLTAVLRDVPQLQKIGNQMRDFHAMRRGGRPEEVAAAALFLASDEASFVTGSSLVVDGGWTAGRRVSMEDAS from the coding sequence ATGGGACGCTTGGAAGGAAAGACTGCTCTGATCTCGGGCGCGGCCTCGGGAATCGGCCTGGCCTGTGCGCAGCGCTTCGCGGCCGAAGGCGCATCGATCGTCGGGCTCGATCTGCAGAAACCGATCGACGGGGCCGCCTGGAAACAGGTCGAATCCGCGGCACCGAAGGTGCTGTTCCGCGAGGGTATCGACGTGCGCGACGAACCCGCCGTAGCCCGTGCCTGCAAGGATGCGATCGAGCACTGCGGACGCATCGACATCCTGGTCAACGCAGCCGGCGTGGGGGGTGGCGCGCCGTGTCACGCACTCGAAACATCGGAATGGGACCGCGTCGTCGACATCAATCTCAAGGGTTCTTTCCTGGTATCCAAGCACGTAATCCCACAAATGCTCGAACAGAAATCCGGCAGCATCGTGCACCTGGCCAGTGTCGAAGGCATCGAAGGTCTGAGTGGCTCCCTGCCTTATAACGCTTCGAAAGGTGGCGTCGTCCTGATGACCAAGACCATGGCGATCGACTACGGGACCCAGGGCATTCGCGTGAACTGCCTGTGTCCGGGCCTGATCGAGACTCCCCTGACCGCGGTCCTGCGAGACGTCCCGCAGCTTCAGAAAATCGGAAATCAGATGCGCGATTTTCACGCCATGCGCAGGGGTGGCCGGCCCGAAGAAGTCGCCGCTGCAGCCCTGTTCCTGGCTTCGGACGAAGCCTCGTTCGTCACGGGTTCATCCCTGGTCGTCGACGGCGGCTGGACCGCGGGACGCCGTGTTTCGATGGAGGATGCGTCATGA
- a CDS encoding PAS domain-containing protein yields MLIYPASLPEDALIAEAIERWEISGSARFETVASLGALAERVEGPSCGAVLFQLSTRGPAGLDVLRGLRSRGRDLPFFLLVRSGDRKSAKRGRELGHSVVAEHKHVTAEAFDEHLGALLGTPLEMPPDVRADFQSGEQSDAKPEPVPAAGQPSSARLAPAMLWKTDARGRFTHFTRRFSLFTGRTEQEDFGSGWFEIIHDDDLPNWLETYARALDEQAAFQVDVRMRTAARADVWVRHGGTPCANAQGEFEGFVGSSFEVDDLVRSREEARAEIERLRSLNGELDELTHATAHDLQEPLRNLEYVLKQLDEVNLDAMRQQALAVAEHGQDLVRDLLDYSSAGRSALTLERGDALASVEWALSNLRSVLEEAEAQVDVDLLPIVDADRIQLGRVFQNLIANAVRFRAQEPLKVEVGGEIREDEPVFWVRDNGIGIAPEHHENIFGMFRRLHGSERPGTGAGLAICRRIVERHGGRIWVESEPDRGAVFWFTLRTPCPGSYPCDQ; encoded by the coding sequence GTGCTGATCTATCCGGCTTCGCTGCCCGAAGACGCCCTGATTGCGGAGGCGATCGAGCGCTGGGAGATCTCCGGAAGCGCTCGTTTCGAAACCGTGGCGTCTCTGGGCGCCCTGGCGGAGCGGGTGGAGGGGCCGAGCTGCGGCGCGGTTCTGTTCCAGCTGAGCACCCGCGGGCCCGCCGGACTCGACGTGTTACGCGGTTTGCGCTCGCGCGGTCGCGACCTGCCTTTCTTCTTGCTGGTTCGATCCGGAGATCGAAAGAGTGCCAAGCGGGGGCGCGAACTTGGGCACAGTGTGGTTGCCGAGCACAAGCACGTGACCGCTGAGGCTTTTGACGAACATCTGGGTGCGCTACTGGGAACGCCCCTCGAAATGCCTCCGGATGTCCGAGCCGATTTCCAGAGCGGCGAACAGAGCGACGCGAAACCCGAACCTGTCCCGGCTGCGGGCCAGCCAAGCAGCGCGCGACTCGCACCGGCCATGTTGTGGAAGACGGATGCGCGCGGCCGTTTCACGCATTTCACCCGCCGCTTTTCTCTTTTCACCGGGAGAACCGAACAGGAAGACTTCGGCTCTGGCTGGTTCGAGATCATTCACGACGATGATCTTCCGAATTGGCTCGAGACCTACGCCAGGGCGCTGGACGAGCAGGCCGCTTTCCAGGTGGACGTGCGCATGCGCACCGCCGCGCGAGCAGACGTCTGGGTACGCCATGGCGGGACGCCGTGCGCAAATGCCCAGGGCGAATTTGAAGGCTTCGTGGGCTCGTCGTTTGAAGTCGACGACCTGGTGCGCTCCCGAGAAGAAGCCCGCGCGGAAATCGAGCGACTGCGCTCGCTCAACGGCGAACTCGATGAGCTGACCCACGCGACCGCACACGATCTACAGGAACCGCTGCGCAATCTCGAGTACGTGCTCAAGCAGCTCGATGAAGTGAATCTGGATGCGATGCGCCAGCAGGCCCTCGCCGTGGCGGAGCACGGGCAGGATCTGGTGCGCGATCTACTGGATTACTCCAGTGCTGGTCGCAGCGCCTTGACGCTGGAGCGGGGCGATGCACTCGCGTCCGTCGAGTGGGCGCTGTCGAATCTGCGCAGCGTACTCGAAGAGGCCGAAGCCCAGGTCGACGTGGACCTTCTGCCGATCGTGGACGCCGATCGCATCCAGCTCGGTCGCGTGTTCCAGAACCTGATCGCGAATGCGGTTCGCTTCCGCGCTCAGGAGCCGCTGAAAGTCGAGGTCGGTGGTGAAATCAGGGAAGACGAGCCGGTCTTCTGGGTGCGCGACAACGGGATAGGAATTGCGCCGGAACACCACGAGAACATCTTTGGGATGTTCCGTCGCCTGCACGGCAGCGAGCGTCCGGGGACCGGCGCCGGACTCGCGATCTGTCGCCGGATCGTGGAGCGCCACGGCGGTCGGATCTGGGTCGAATCGGAGCCCGATCGGGGGGCCGTGTTCTGGTTTACGCTGCGGACTCCTTGCCCGGGCTCTTATCCATGTGACCAGTAA